The genome window ACTTGCTGCGTCGTCCTCGACGTTCTCAAGgacaagctccaagacaatgggGAACTCGACCTGGTGGAGCAGTTTACGTCGATGGTTCTGTCACCGATCGATAATACCAGGCCATTTGGTGAGCTCGTGGAGGGCGCTTGTTCTGGTCATGAAGCAGAGGAGAGGCATCCAGGTCAGGTAGGGAGCGGAGAAAGTAGAACTCCAGCCACGGATGGCGAGAACCTCGTTCCCATTAATGGAGTAGCAGAGCATCCCAAAGGGCGTGAAGCTGTGGAGCACAAGCCGGGGGCAGGAGAACATCTAACAAGATCCATGTCGGAGAGAAGAACGCACAGCATCAGTGGAACCACCGAGAGTCTTCAGAGGTATGGATCGGTGAGGAAGGAGAGAGAGTGGAAGAGGACATTGGCTTGCAAGCTCTACGAGGAACGAATGACGCACAAGCTGTACAAACAGGGCAAGGTGGGCGAAGGTGGCCAAGAGATGGATCTGCTCTGGGAGGCGTACGAGGCTAATGCTGGCGAGGCAGGCGCTCGAAAGAAGAAGGCGAAGAAGAAAGCAAAGAGAGCTGATGTtggagaagaagcagaagaagaggaagcagcagTCGGGCAATTGTGTTGCCTTCAAGCACTGAGGCTATCTACTGGTAAGATGAACCTGGGAATGAGGAAACACAATTTGATGAAGATATCTAAAGTTCTAAAGGAAATGAAGATGTTTCGTAGTGGCAGTAAGTCATAAAATTTAGCTAATAAATGATCTGTTAATTCTGTAAAAAGAAATATAGTGCTATCTATCAGAATATTTTAGTTGCTCTTTGAAGTATTACCCAACTCTGCTACTGGTTTTGTGCGTTTTGGCAATATTCTCACTAATGACATCTTCTTATCATCACCTGATGGGATCAATTAAAAAGTTGTGGGTCAATGTTTTCTTACATCTCTAGTACGATACTTTTCTTTAATGAAAGAAGCATCTTCTACTAGCAATTGGCTTGAAGAACATCACAGCTTTGGCCGGAAGAGAGTACTGGCAGATGTTATGCATCCTATATTATTGATCACAATATGACAACATCACACTGCCAAGCAGAGTTGCCCCAGAAATTTTTGATCAATAAGGACGCAACCTTTTCTAGCAATGATTTATGCTACCTACAGCAGCACCATGAGAACCccatttatctctctctctctttctctccagtCATCATGCATTGTCTCCTCTCAAAGTGACTACTTTCTCCCCTCTCTCCATCATGATAGCCCTGCTTAACTTTTCCTGGTTTTTTGCAGTTGATTAAAACTATTTACACTGCTAGATAAATGTTTGCCTTAGCCTTTGATCTGACTACATCCACCTCAATGCATTTACATTTCCTTTCCTCAGTACTAAAACTGCAGTCCTACTTATTGCAGCACTATGGGAACAGCTTTACATAAATATGACGTACTCAACCGAACCTCAATGCTGCAACAGTTCTGTGAATGTG of Musa acuminata AAA Group cultivar baxijiao chromosome BXJ2-3, Cavendish_Baxijiao_AAA, whole genome shotgun sequence contains these proteins:
- the LOC135607738 gene encoding uncharacterized protein LOC135607738 isoform X1; translated protein: MALLPPNTRKQQQSFLAASFSSSSSPHQTPNKAEGEEDMPKLCTYGTPSLLPAYLLEDFISLCTFFTSHPLHLAYLLLFLPYLLHLLSFLSPLLLSTSILLLVLLTVSPYPDEAPPAAAPPDFLGRTCCVVLDVLKDKLQDNGELDLVEQFTSMVLSPIDNTRPFGELVEGACSGHEAEERHPGQVGSGESRTPATDGENLVPINGVAEHPKGREAVEHKPGAGEHLTRSMSERRTHSISGTTESLQRYGSVRKEREWKRTLACKLYEERMTHKLYKQGKVGEGGQEMDLLWEAYEANAGEAGARKKKAKKKAKRADVGEEAEEEEAAVGQLCCLQALRLSTGKMNLGMRKHNLMKISKVLKEMKMFRSGSKS
- the LOC135607738 gene encoding uncharacterized protein LOC135607738 isoform X2, coding for MALLPPNTRKQQQSFLAASFSSSSSPHQTPNKAEGEEDMPKLCTYGTPSLLPAYLLEDFISLCTFFTSHPLHLAYLLLFLPYLLHLLSFLSPLLLSTSILLLVLLTVSPYPDEAPPAAAPPDFLGRTCCVVLDVLKDKLQDNGELDLVEQFTSMVLSPIDNTRPFGELVEGACSGHEAEERHPGQVGSGESRTPATDGENLVPINGVAEHPKGREAVEHKPGAGEHLTRSMSERRTHSISGTTESLQRARWAKVAKRWICSGRRTRLMLARQALERRRRRRKQRELMLEKKQKKRKQQSGNCVAFKH